From Klebsiella electrica, the proteins below share one genomic window:
- the fimA gene encoding type 1 fimbrial major subunit FimA, with product MKKIIALSALMASLSFAGVSAQAATNIVNGGTVHFTGSVVNAACAVDANSVNQTVQMGQVKSSTLGSAGKTSSKVPFNIQLDDCDLTVSTLASVGFSGVAINSANPTVLSLDSSAAGNATNVGIQILDRTGAALGLDGNTFSATTTLSTGTNLIPFEAQYYATGAATAGNANGQANFKVQYQ from the coding sequence ATGAAAAAAATTATTGCGCTCTCCGCTCTGATGGCATCCCTTTCTTTCGCCGGAGTTTCTGCGCAGGCGGCTACAAACATCGTCAATGGCGGTACTGTGCACTTCACTGGTTCGGTGGTAAACGCTGCCTGTGCCGTGGACGCTAACTCCGTGAACCAGACCGTCCAGATGGGACAGGTTAAATCCAGCACTCTGGGCTCAGCCGGTAAAACCAGCTCCAAAGTTCCGTTCAATATCCAACTGGATGACTGCGACCTTACTGTTTCCACTCTGGCATCCGTCGGCTTCAGCGGCGTGGCCATTAACAGCGCCAACCCGACGGTACTGTCGCTGGACAGCTCTGCAGCGGGTAATGCCACCAACGTAGGTATCCAGATCCTTGACCGTACCGGCGCTGCTCTGGGGCTGGACGGTAACACCTTCAGCGCGACCACCACGCTGAGCACCGGCACTAACCTTATTCCGTTTGAAGCCCAGTACTATGCGACCGGCGCGGCGACGGCAGGTAACGCCAACGGCCAGGCAAACTTCAAAGTGCAGTACCAGTAA
- a CDS encoding tyrosine-type DNA invertase, translating to MSKRKFLTWREVSHMMQAVSGGQTGARDCCLILLAFRHGLRISELLGLRFRDLDLQGGRIIVSRLKQGFSTVHPLMPDERRALEAWMRVRETWQKPILPEIVFISTRGTPLSRQQAWRIVRNSGERSGLNTATHPHMLRHACGYELAERGTDTRLIQDYLGHRNIRHTVRYTASNAARFTGLWERENRLDIDLHKKKRRNK from the coding sequence ATGAGCAAACGTAAATTTCTAACCTGGCGTGAAGTCAGCCACATGATGCAGGCCGTCTCCGGCGGGCAAACCGGTGCCCGCGATTGCTGCCTTATACTGCTGGCCTTCCGTCATGGTCTGCGCATCAGTGAACTTCTTGGACTACGGTTCCGGGATCTTGATCTGCAGGGAGGTCGCATTATCGTGAGCCGCCTCAAACAAGGCTTTTCCACTGTTCACCCGCTGATGCCCGATGAACGACGGGCTCTGGAGGCCTGGATGCGGGTCAGGGAGACCTGGCAGAAGCCGATCCTGCCGGAAATCGTGTTTATCTCCACTCGTGGAACGCCGCTGTCGCGCCAGCAGGCGTGGCGCATTGTCCGCAATAGCGGCGAGCGTAGCGGGCTGAATACCGCCACTCACCCGCATATGCTGCGACATGCCTGTGGTTACGAACTGGCAGAGCGGGGCACTGATACCCGGCTGATTCAGGACTATCTCGGGCACAGAAATATACGCCACACGGTCCGCTATACGGCCAGCAATGCTGCGCGTTTTACCGGATTATGGGAGCGAGAAAACCGTCTTGACATTGATTTACACAAGAAAAAAAGGAGGAATAAGTGA
- a CDS encoding fimbrial protein, with product MALLLLLASSTAMSRGWHVYLPGGQMRFQGEVIADACEVQAGDRTLTVSMGQVSSNRFHRVGEDTDPVPFHIQLLNCNTNVSRYVAIQFRGVGDGKQPDVLSIGEGPGIATNVGVALFDRQGVLIPVNSPVPTTRQKLQAGPVTLDLVAKYRATGRVVTGGQANAQAWFYLTYE from the coding sequence ATGGCACTGCTGTTACTGCTGGCTTCTTCCACCGCCATGTCCAGAGGCTGGCATGTTTATCTGCCTGGTGGGCAGATGCGTTTTCAGGGGGAAGTCATTGCTGACGCTTGCGAGGTACAGGCCGGTGACCGGACTTTGACGGTTTCAATGGGACAGGTCAGCAGCAACCGTTTTCATCGGGTTGGTGAGGATACTGATCCGGTCCCTTTTCATATTCAGCTGTTGAATTGTAATACGAACGTCAGCCGCTATGTGGCTATTCAGTTTCGTGGCGTGGGTGATGGCAAACAGCCGGATGTGCTTTCCATCGGAGAGGGGCCGGGGATTGCCACCAACGTGGGGGTGGCGCTGTTTGATCGTCAGGGGGTGCTTATTCCCGTCAACAGTCCGGTGCCAACAACCCGGCAGAAACTACAGGCGGGACCCGTGACGCTTGACCTGGTGGCGAAATACCGGGCGACGGGGCGGGTCGTAACCGGCGGTCAGGCGAATGCCCAGGCATGGTTTTATCTCACATATGAATAA